In Sodalis ligni, a single genomic region encodes these proteins:
- the tkt gene encoding transketolase encodes MTTRKVLANAIRALSMDAVQKANSGHPGAPMGMADIAEVLWRDFLQHNPANPKWMDRDRFILSNGHGSMLLYSLLHLTGYNLPMSELQNFRQLHSKTPGHPEYGYTDGVETTTGPLGQGIANAVGIAIGERTLAAQFNRPGHDIVDHYTYVFLGDGCMMEGISHEVSSLAGTMKLGKLVAFYDDNGISIDGHVEGWFTDDTAKRFEAYGWHVVRGVDGHDSDAVKSAIEQAKAITDKPSLLMCKTVIAFGSPNKAGTHGAHGAALGNDEVAATRQHLGWTSPPFVIPQEIYDAWDAKAAGAAREAAWNEKFAAYEQAYPELAAQFKRRTEGRLPDDWQRQSQAYIEKLQANPAKIASRKASQNALEAYGPLLPELLGGSADLAPSNLTIWSKSVPLAEDPAGNYIHYGVREFGMTAIANGIAHHGGFVPYTATFLMFVEYARNAVRMAALMKARQIMVYTHDSIGLGEDGPTHQPVEQLASLRLTPNMSTWRPCDQVETAVSWQQAVQRHNGPTALILSRQNLAQQERTPQQLSDIARGGYILKDADGAPELIIIATGSEVELAVSAWEKLSKEGRKVRVVSLPSTDVFDLQDAAYREAVLPGTVSARLAIEAGIADYWYKYVGLKGAIVGMTTFGESAPAEALFEAFGFTIENVMEKARSLLH; translated from the coding sequence ATGACTACACGTAAAGTACTGGCCAACGCCATCCGCGCATTAAGCATGGATGCGGTGCAAAAAGCCAATTCCGGCCACCCCGGCGCGCCGATGGGCATGGCCGATATCGCCGAAGTCCTCTGGCGAGACTTTCTGCAGCACAATCCCGCCAATCCGAAATGGATGGACCGGGATCGTTTCATCCTCTCCAACGGCCATGGCTCGATGCTGCTTTACAGCCTGCTGCATCTTACCGGCTATAACCTGCCGATGTCCGAACTGCAAAACTTCCGCCAGCTGCACTCCAAAACGCCGGGCCACCCGGAATACGGCTACACCGATGGCGTTGAAACCACCACCGGCCCCCTCGGGCAGGGCATCGCCAACGCGGTGGGTATCGCCATCGGCGAACGTACCCTGGCGGCGCAGTTCAACCGTCCGGGCCACGATATCGTCGATCATTATACCTATGTCTTTCTCGGTGACGGCTGCATGATGGAGGGGATCTCCCACGAGGTTTCCTCTTTGGCCGGCACCATGAAACTGGGCAAGCTGGTGGCGTTCTACGACGACAACGGCATTTCCATTGACGGCCACGTGGAGGGCTGGTTCACCGACGATACCGCCAAACGGTTTGAAGCCTACGGCTGGCACGTGGTGCGCGGCGTGGACGGCCATGACAGCGACGCGGTAAAGAGCGCCATTGAACAGGCCAAGGCCATTACCGACAAACCCTCGCTGCTGATGTGCAAAACCGTTATCGCCTTCGGCTCGCCGAACAAGGCCGGTACCCATGGCGCCCACGGTGCGGCGCTGGGTAACGACGAAGTAGCCGCCACCCGCCAGCATTTGGGCTGGACCTCGCCGCCGTTTGTTATCCCGCAGGAGATTTACGACGCCTGGGACGCCAAAGCCGCCGGCGCCGCCCGCGAGGCCGCCTGGAACGAAAAATTCGCCGCCTACGAACAGGCCTACCCGGAGCTGGCGGCGCAGTTCAAGCGCCGCACCGAGGGTCGACTGCCCGATGACTGGCAGCGGCAAAGCCAAGCCTATATCGAAAAGCTACAGGCCAACCCGGCCAAGATAGCCAGCCGCAAGGCATCGCAAAACGCCCTGGAAGCATACGGTCCGCTGCTGCCGGAGCTGTTGGGCGGTTCTGCCGATCTCGCCCCCAGCAATCTGACTATTTGGTCGAAGTCGGTTCCCCTGGCGGAGGATCCGGCGGGCAACTATATCCACTACGGCGTGCGCGAGTTCGGCATGACCGCCATCGCCAATGGTATCGCCCATCATGGCGGCTTCGTACCCTATACCGCCACCTTCCTGATGTTCGTGGAGTACGCCCGCAACGCGGTGCGTATGGCGGCCCTGATGAAAGCACGGCAGATTATGGTCTATACCCATGACTCTATCGGCCTGGGGGAGGACGGCCCAACCCATCAGCCGGTGGAACAACTGGCCAGTCTGCGTCTGACGCCGAATATGAGCACCTGGCGGCCCTGCGATCAAGTGGAAACCGCGGTGTCCTGGCAGCAGGCCGTTCAGCGCCATAACGGCCCCACCGCGCTGATTCTTTCCCGGCAGAATCTGGCCCAGCAGGAACGTACGCCGCAGCAGTTGTCGGATATTGCCCGCGGCGGCTATATCCTCAAAGATGCCGACGGCGCCCCTGAGCTGATTATCATCGCCACCGGTTCGGAAGTTGAACTGGCGGTATCCGCCTGGGAAAAGCTGAGTAAGGAAGGCCGGAAGGTGCGGGTGGTATCGCTGCCCTCCACCGATGTATTCGACCTGCAGGATGCGGCATATCGCGAAGCGGTGCTGCCGGGTACGGTATCGGCGCGGCTGGCCATTGAAGCCGGTATCGCCGATTACTGGTATAAATATGTGGGATTGAAGGGGGCCATCGTCGGTATGACCACGTTCGGCGAATCGGCACCGGCCGAGGCGCTGTTTGAAGCGTTTGGCTTTACCATTGAGAATGTCATGGAAAAAGCCCGCTCCCTGCTGCATTAA
- a CDS encoding phage antirepressor KilAC domain-containing protein gives MKISAAGFETLHQTVSMSSRELADLTGTPHGEVTRLIKSLETSRRFPQPLCTSDYQREGKIRQEYQLNKRDSLMVIARLSPSFTPLVLDRWHERELQHDLPDFTNPAVAARAWAEEYERRQALERRVALIAPKADFFDRYVVVEEAMGFRQVCKLLKVKEADFRRFLLERQIMYRLGGVLTPHRQHLDAGRFEVHTGTSESRHPFSQTRFTVKGVKWIAGLWAEYLAESLRGAVA, from the coding sequence ATGAAGATATCCGCAGCGGGTTTTGAAACCCTTCATCAAACGGTCTCGATGAGCAGCCGTGAACTGGCCGACTTGACCGGGACCCCTCATGGCGAAGTGACGCGCCTGATCAAAAGCCTGGAAACCAGCCGGCGATTCCCCCAGCCGTTATGTACATCGGACTATCAGCGGGAGGGGAAAATCCGTCAGGAATATCAGTTGAACAAGAGGGATTCGCTGATGGTCATCGCGCGTTTGTCCCCGTCCTTCACGCCGTTGGTCCTCGACCGCTGGCATGAACGGGAGTTGCAGCACGACCTGCCCGATTTTACCAATCCGGCGGTGGCCGCCCGTGCCTGGGCCGAGGAGTATGAGCGGCGCCAGGCCCTGGAAAGGCGTGTGGCCCTCATCGCGCCGAAAGCGGATTTTTTTGATCGCTATGTCGTGGTGGAAGAGGCTATGGGCTTTCGCCAGGTCTGCAAGCTGCTGAAGGTCAAAGAGGCGGATTTTCGGCGGTTCCTGCTGGAGCGCCAAATCATGTACCGCCTAGGCGGCGTGCTGACCCCTCATCGGCAGCACCTGGATGCCGGACGTTTTGAAGTCCATACCGGCACCAGTGAAAGCCGCCATCCCTTTTCCCAGACGCGCTTCACCGTAAAGGGGGTGAAGTGGATAGCCGGCCTGTGGGCCGAGTATCTGGCTGAAAGCTTGCGGGGCGCGGTGGCATAG
- the nudK gene encoding GDP-mannose pyrophosphatase NudK produces MPLKIKILENKLLSDHWFVLRKLVFSLQKKDGTAVQQMREVYDRGNGATILLYNSLKNTLVLIRQFRMPTYMNGNPTGMLLETCAGLLDDDSPEECIRREAIEETGYAVGKVEKLFSAYMSPGGVTEIVHFFAAEYDESSRDNEGGGIEDEDIEVVELTFGEALAMVRDGRIRDGKTIMLLQHAQLKGWLKA; encoded by the coding sequence ATGCCGTTGAAAATTAAAATACTGGAAAATAAGTTGTTATCCGATCACTGGTTCGTACTGCGCAAATTGGTATTCAGCCTGCAAAAAAAAGACGGCACCGCCGTACAGCAGATGCGCGAAGTCTATGACCGGGGCAATGGCGCCACTATTTTGTTGTATAACAGCCTGAAAAATACGCTGGTGCTGATTCGCCAATTCCGTATGCCTACCTATATGAACGGCAATCCCACCGGGATGCTGCTGGAAACCTGCGCCGGTTTGCTGGATGACGATTCGCCGGAAGAGTGCATCCGGCGCGAGGCGATAGAAGAAACCGGTTACGCCGTGGGTAAAGTGGAGAAATTGTTCTCCGCCTATATGTCCCCCGGAGGCGTAACCGAAATTGTGCATTTCTTCGCCGCTGAATATGACGAGTCCAGCCGCGATAATGAGGGCGGCGGCATTGAGGATGAGGATATTGAGGTGGTGGAATTGACCTTTGGCGAAGCCCTGGCAATGGTGCGGGACGGACGCATCCGGGACGGAAAAACCATCATGCTGTTGCAGCATGCCCAATTAAAGGGGTGGTTAAAGGCATAA